A portion of the Channa argus isolate prfri chromosome 19, Channa argus male v1.0, whole genome shotgun sequence genome contains these proteins:
- the arhgap28 gene encoding rho GTPase-activating protein 28 isoform X3 encodes MLLDCGRKMEETHINTGSSTNRGCCRMLSSSSTTTSSPPQPPHTSDSPRVAMETYWREVQSIEEEKEGEEEDAEEDERKSMDDMELEETWLMKAGLSSLVMGLSEEEKLPPAEALLSTLTRQQVATVKRRLDNYNETLRKRNRQPIRDVRDIFTQTHNDSADSCHSPPSHYAESAPSRYHSTTKTIRRNTNRARPTLPTSFLEDQVPEQPSPPTHSPAHSPTNTPSLALIPSPQLPPVARARRADWLIRDCPYSEGVAEHKQGGVCWDCLCFHGDNNSDVEFLPAPPSQGLTCIDDLSSSDLTQLGFISHIEVTTFLLTLGIQTKHTRPPRHRTRESGMFSVPLDSLLENDRKKFPEIKVPVVFQKLLCILEQTGLQTEGILRVPGSAARLKYLRRELDRCGGSFDWSSVRQVDAAGIPSVVHQVQALQLLSLLLPESHRNTLRALLVFLRKVVSHQDHNRMSLWNVSMVMAPNLFAYHPNGSKHSVTWQQEQMEEAVGGAHLVQLMITHQDLLWTVPNFLLSQVRQFNQVSKQRQFGLTRSNRRWPRRKNDRNQVTDLCEGVIRVHAPLHTKVSMAIQLDAQMRARDVTAHFQCENSPVPRLYEVGGNITERRLHPDCVLLEVYRVNPHCDWLIKP; translated from the exons ATGTtattggactgtggaaggaaaatggaggaaacccacataaACACGGGGAGTAGCACGAACAGGGGATGTTGTAG GATGTTGTCGTCTTCTTctaccaccacctcctccccaCCTCAACCTCCTCACACCTCGGACTCCCCAcgtgttgccatggaaacctACTGGAGGGAAGTACAGAGCattgaggaggagaaggagggagaggaagaagatgCTGAAGAAGATGAAAGGAAGAGCATGGATG ATATGGAGCTGGAGGAGACATGGCTGATGAAGGCAGGGTTATCCTCCCTGGTGATGGGTTTgtcagaggaggagaagctgccgCCAGCTGAAGCGCTCCTGTCCACATTGACCCGCCAACAAGTTGCCACGGTGAAGAGAAGGCTGGACAACTACAATGAGACGCTAAGGAAGAGAAACAGGCAGCCAATTAGAGACGTCCGTGACATCTTCACACAG aCTCACAATGACTCAGCAGACAGCTGCCACTCCCCTCCCTCTCACTACGCTGAGTCAGCACCAAGTCGATACCATTCCACCACCAAAACCATCCGCCGAAACACTAACAGAG cacGACCAACTCTTCCCACATCTTTTTTGGAGGATCAAGTACCTGAACAACCATCACCCCCAACACACTCCCCAGCACACTCTCCTACAAACACACCCTCCCTAGCGCTCATCCCTTCCCCTCAATTGCCACCTGTCGCCAGAGCAAGACGAGCTGATTGGCTGATACGAGACTGTCCATACTCAGAGGGTGTGGCTGAGCACAAACAGGGTGGGGTTTGTTGGGACTGCTTGTGTTTCCATGGAGACAACAACAGCGACGTGGAG TTCCTGCCTGCCCCCCCCTCTCAGGGTCTCACTTGCATAGATGACCTGTCATCAAGTGACCTTACCCAGCTTGGCTTCATCTCCCACATCGAGGTCACCACCTTCCTGCTCACTCTGGGTATCCAAACCAAACACACCCGCCCCCCACGTCACAGGACCCGAG AAAGCGGCATGTTCAGTGTTCCTCTAGACTCACTGTTGGAGAACGACAGGAAGAAGTTTCCAGAAATAAAAGTTCCCGTTGTATTTCAGAAG TTGTTGTGTATTTTAGAGCAGACCGGTCTGCAGACTGAAGGGATCCTCAGAGTACCAGGATCTGCTGCTAGACTCAAG taCCTGCGTAGAGAACTAGACAGGTGTGGTGGAAGCTTCGACTGGTCTTCAGTGAGACAGGTGGACGCTGCAG GGATCCCATCTGTGGTTCACCAGGTCCAGGCTTTGCAGCTTCTGTCCCTGCTGCTTCCCGAgtcccacagaaacacactcaga GCACTGCTGGTATTCCTGAGGAAGGTGGTCTCTCATCAGGACCACAACCGAATGTCTCTGTGGAATGTCTCCATGGTGATGGCGCCCAACCTGTTTGCCTACCATCCCAATGGCAGCAAGCACTCTGTTACCTGGCAACAGGAACAGATGGAGGAGGCCGTGGGTGGGGCTCATCTGGTCCAGCTCATGATCACACACCAGGATCTGCTGTGGACT GTGCCCAACTTCCTGCTTTCTCAAGTGAGACAATTTAATCAGGTGTCCAAACAGAGACAGTTTGGCCTGACAAGATCCAACAGGCGATGGCCAAGGAGGAAGAATGACAGGAATCAG GTCACCGACCTTTGTGAAGGTGTGATAAGGGTCCACGCCCCCTTGCACACAAAGGTCTCCATGGCAATACAACTTGACGCACAGATGAGAGCCAGAGATGTCACTGCCCATTTCCAGTGTGAGAACAG TCCGGTTCCACGACTGTATGAAGTCGGAGGAAACATCA CTGAGCGGCGTCTCCATCCAGACTGTGTCCTGTTGGAAGTTTACAGAGTTAATCCTCACTGTGACTGGTTGATCAAACCCTGA
- the arhgap28 gene encoding rho GTPase-activating protein 28 isoform X4, producing the protein MLLDCGRKMEETHINTGSSTNRGCCRMLSSSSTTTSSPPQPPHTSDSPRVAMETYWREVQSIEEEKEGEEEDAEEDERKSMDDMELEETWLMKAGLSSLVMGLSEEEKLPPAEALLSTLTRQQVATVKRRLDNYNETLRKRNRQPIRDVRDIFTQTHNDSADSCHSPPSHYAESAPSRYHSTTKTIRRNTNRARPTLPTSFLEDQVPEQPSPPTHSPAHSPTNTPSLALIPSPQLPPVARARRADWLIRDCPYSEGVAEHKQGGVCWDCLCFHGDNNSDVEFLPAPPSQGLTCIDDLSSSDLTQLGFISHIEVTTFLLTLGIQTKHTRPPRHRTRESGMFSVPLDSLLENDRKKFPEIKVPVVFQKLLCILEQTGLQTEGILRVPGSAARLKYLRRELDRCGGSFDWSSVRQVDAAGLLKLFIRELPTPLLTHTHLYTYRAVLGIPSVVHQVQALQLLSLLLPESHRNTLRALLVFLRKVVSHQDHNRMSLWNVSMVMAPNLFAYHPNGSKHSVTWQQEQMEEAVGGAHLVQLMITHQDLLWTVPNFLLSQVRQFNQVSKQRQFGLTRSNRRWPRRKNDRNQVTDLCEGVIRVHAPLHTKVSMAIQLDAQMRARDVTAHFQCENR; encoded by the exons ATGTtattggactgtggaaggaaaatggaggaaacccacataaACACGGGGAGTAGCACGAACAGGGGATGTTGTAG GATGTTGTCGTCTTCTTctaccaccacctcctccccaCCTCAACCTCCTCACACCTCGGACTCCCCAcgtgttgccatggaaacctACTGGAGGGAAGTACAGAGCattgaggaggagaaggagggagaggaagaagatgCTGAAGAAGATGAAAGGAAGAGCATGGATG ATATGGAGCTGGAGGAGACATGGCTGATGAAGGCAGGGTTATCCTCCCTGGTGATGGGTTTgtcagaggaggagaagctgccgCCAGCTGAAGCGCTCCTGTCCACATTGACCCGCCAACAAGTTGCCACGGTGAAGAGAAGGCTGGACAACTACAATGAGACGCTAAGGAAGAGAAACAGGCAGCCAATTAGAGACGTCCGTGACATCTTCACACAG aCTCACAATGACTCAGCAGACAGCTGCCACTCCCCTCCCTCTCACTACGCTGAGTCAGCACCAAGTCGATACCATTCCACCACCAAAACCATCCGCCGAAACACTAACAGAG cacGACCAACTCTTCCCACATCTTTTTTGGAGGATCAAGTACCTGAACAACCATCACCCCCAACACACTCCCCAGCACACTCTCCTACAAACACACCCTCCCTAGCGCTCATCCCTTCCCCTCAATTGCCACCTGTCGCCAGAGCAAGACGAGCTGATTGGCTGATACGAGACTGTCCATACTCAGAGGGTGTGGCTGAGCACAAACAGGGTGGGGTTTGTTGGGACTGCTTGTGTTTCCATGGAGACAACAACAGCGACGTGGAG TTCCTGCCTGCCCCCCCCTCTCAGGGTCTCACTTGCATAGATGACCTGTCATCAAGTGACCTTACCCAGCTTGGCTTCATCTCCCACATCGAGGTCACCACCTTCCTGCTCACTCTGGGTATCCAAACCAAACACACCCGCCCCCCACGTCACAGGACCCGAG AAAGCGGCATGTTCAGTGTTCCTCTAGACTCACTGTTGGAGAACGACAGGAAGAAGTTTCCAGAAATAAAAGTTCCCGTTGTATTTCAGAAG TTGTTGTGTATTTTAGAGCAGACCGGTCTGCAGACTGAAGGGATCCTCAGAGTACCAGGATCTGCTGCTAGACTCAAG taCCTGCGTAGAGAACTAGACAGGTGTGGTGGAAGCTTCGACTGGTCTTCAGTGAGACAGGTGGACGCTGCAGGTTTGCTAAAGCTTTTCATCAGAGAGCTGCCAACACCTCTGCTGACGCACACTCACCTGTACACCTACCGCGCTGTGCTGG GGATCCCATCTGTGGTTCACCAGGTCCAGGCTTTGCAGCTTCTGTCCCTGCTGCTTCCCGAgtcccacagaaacacactcaga GCACTGCTGGTATTCCTGAGGAAGGTGGTCTCTCATCAGGACCACAACCGAATGTCTCTGTGGAATGTCTCCATGGTGATGGCGCCCAACCTGTTTGCCTACCATCCCAATGGCAGCAAGCACTCTGTTACCTGGCAACAGGAACAGATGGAGGAGGCCGTGGGTGGGGCTCATCTGGTCCAGCTCATGATCACACACCAGGATCTGCTGTGGACT GTGCCCAACTTCCTGCTTTCTCAAGTGAGACAATTTAATCAGGTGTCCAAACAGAGACAGTTTGGCCTGACAAGATCCAACAGGCGATGGCCAAGGAGGAAGAATGACAGGAATCAG GTCACCGACCTTTGTGAAGGTGTGATAAGGGTCCACGCCCCCTTGCACACAAAGGTCTCCATGGCAATACAACTTGACGCACAGATGAGAGCCAGAGATGTCACTGCCCATTTCCAGTGTGAGAACAGGTAG
- the arhgap28 gene encoding rho GTPase-activating protein 28 isoform X1: MLLDCGRKMEETHINTGSSTNRGCCRMLSSSSTTTSSPPQPPHTSDSPRVAMETYWREVQSIEEEKEGEEEDAEEDERKSMDDMELEETWLMKAGLSSLVMGLSEEEKLPPAEALLSTLTRQQVATVKRRLDNYNETLRKRNRQPIRDVRDIFTQTHNDSADSCHSPPSHYAESAPSRYHSTTKTIRRNTNRARPTLPTSFLEDQVPEQPSPPTHSPAHSPTNTPSLALIPSPQLPPVARARRADWLIRDCPYSEGVAEHKQGGVCWDCLCFHGDNNSDVEFLPAPPSQGLTCIDDLSSSDLTQLGFISHIEVTTFLLTLGIQTKHTRPPRHRTRESGMFSVPLDSLLENDRKKFPEIKVPVVFQKLLCILEQTGLQTEGILRVPGSAARLKYLRRELDRCGGSFDWSSVRQVDAAGLLKLFIRELPTPLLTHTHLYTYRAVLGIPSVVHQVQALQLLSLLLPESHRNTLRALLVFLRKVVSHQDHNRMSLWNVSMVMAPNLFAYHPNGSKHSVTWQQEQMEEAVGGAHLVQLMITHQDLLWTVPNFLLSQVRQFNQVSKQRQFGLTRSNRRWPRRKNDRNQVTDLCEGVIRVHAPLHTKVSMAIQLDAQMRARDVTAHFQCENSPVPRLYEVGGNITERRLHPDCVLLEVYRVNPHCDWLIKP, encoded by the exons ATGTtattggactgtggaaggaaaatggaggaaacccacataaACACGGGGAGTAGCACGAACAGGGGATGTTGTAG GATGTTGTCGTCTTCTTctaccaccacctcctccccaCCTCAACCTCCTCACACCTCGGACTCCCCAcgtgttgccatggaaacctACTGGAGGGAAGTACAGAGCattgaggaggagaaggagggagaggaagaagatgCTGAAGAAGATGAAAGGAAGAGCATGGATG ATATGGAGCTGGAGGAGACATGGCTGATGAAGGCAGGGTTATCCTCCCTGGTGATGGGTTTgtcagaggaggagaagctgccgCCAGCTGAAGCGCTCCTGTCCACATTGACCCGCCAACAAGTTGCCACGGTGAAGAGAAGGCTGGACAACTACAATGAGACGCTAAGGAAGAGAAACAGGCAGCCAATTAGAGACGTCCGTGACATCTTCACACAG aCTCACAATGACTCAGCAGACAGCTGCCACTCCCCTCCCTCTCACTACGCTGAGTCAGCACCAAGTCGATACCATTCCACCACCAAAACCATCCGCCGAAACACTAACAGAG cacGACCAACTCTTCCCACATCTTTTTTGGAGGATCAAGTACCTGAACAACCATCACCCCCAACACACTCCCCAGCACACTCTCCTACAAACACACCCTCCCTAGCGCTCATCCCTTCCCCTCAATTGCCACCTGTCGCCAGAGCAAGACGAGCTGATTGGCTGATACGAGACTGTCCATACTCAGAGGGTGTGGCTGAGCACAAACAGGGTGGGGTTTGTTGGGACTGCTTGTGTTTCCATGGAGACAACAACAGCGACGTGGAG TTCCTGCCTGCCCCCCCCTCTCAGGGTCTCACTTGCATAGATGACCTGTCATCAAGTGACCTTACCCAGCTTGGCTTCATCTCCCACATCGAGGTCACCACCTTCCTGCTCACTCTGGGTATCCAAACCAAACACACCCGCCCCCCACGTCACAGGACCCGAG AAAGCGGCATGTTCAGTGTTCCTCTAGACTCACTGTTGGAGAACGACAGGAAGAAGTTTCCAGAAATAAAAGTTCCCGTTGTATTTCAGAAG TTGTTGTGTATTTTAGAGCAGACCGGTCTGCAGACTGAAGGGATCCTCAGAGTACCAGGATCTGCTGCTAGACTCAAG taCCTGCGTAGAGAACTAGACAGGTGTGGTGGAAGCTTCGACTGGTCTTCAGTGAGACAGGTGGACGCTGCAGGTTTGCTAAAGCTTTTCATCAGAGAGCTGCCAACACCTCTGCTGACGCACACTCACCTGTACACCTACCGCGCTGTGCTGG GGATCCCATCTGTGGTTCACCAGGTCCAGGCTTTGCAGCTTCTGTCCCTGCTGCTTCCCGAgtcccacagaaacacactcaga GCACTGCTGGTATTCCTGAGGAAGGTGGTCTCTCATCAGGACCACAACCGAATGTCTCTGTGGAATGTCTCCATGGTGATGGCGCCCAACCTGTTTGCCTACCATCCCAATGGCAGCAAGCACTCTGTTACCTGGCAACAGGAACAGATGGAGGAGGCCGTGGGTGGGGCTCATCTGGTCCAGCTCATGATCACACACCAGGATCTGCTGTGGACT GTGCCCAACTTCCTGCTTTCTCAAGTGAGACAATTTAATCAGGTGTCCAAACAGAGACAGTTTGGCCTGACAAGATCCAACAGGCGATGGCCAAGGAGGAAGAATGACAGGAATCAG GTCACCGACCTTTGTGAAGGTGTGATAAGGGTCCACGCCCCCTTGCACACAAAGGTCTCCATGGCAATACAACTTGACGCACAGATGAGAGCCAGAGATGTCACTGCCCATTTCCAGTGTGAGAACAG TCCGGTTCCACGACTGTATGAAGTCGGAGGAAACATCA CTGAGCGGCGTCTCCATCCAGACTGTGTCCTGTTGGAAGTTTACAGAGTTAATCCTCACTGTGACTGGTTGATCAAACCCTGA
- the arhgap28 gene encoding rho GTPase-activating protein 28 isoform X2 translates to MLSSSSTTTSSPPQPPHTSDSPRVAMETYWREVQSIEEEKEGEEEDAEEDERKSMDDMELEETWLMKAGLSSLVMGLSEEEKLPPAEALLSTLTRQQVATVKRRLDNYNETLRKRNRQPIRDVRDIFTQTHNDSADSCHSPPSHYAESAPSRYHSTTKTIRRNTNRARPTLPTSFLEDQVPEQPSPPTHSPAHSPTNTPSLALIPSPQLPPVARARRADWLIRDCPYSEGVAEHKQGGVCWDCLCFHGDNNSDVEFLPAPPSQGLTCIDDLSSSDLTQLGFISHIEVTTFLLTLGIQTKHTRPPRHRTRESGMFSVPLDSLLENDRKKFPEIKVPVVFQKLLCILEQTGLQTEGILRVPGSAARLKYLRRELDRCGGSFDWSSVRQVDAAGLLKLFIRELPTPLLTHTHLYTYRAVLGIPSVVHQVQALQLLSLLLPESHRNTLRALLVFLRKVVSHQDHNRMSLWNVSMVMAPNLFAYHPNGSKHSVTWQQEQMEEAVGGAHLVQLMITHQDLLWTVPNFLLSQVRQFNQVSKQRQFGLTRSNRRWPRRKNDRNQVTDLCEGVIRVHAPLHTKVSMAIQLDAQMRARDVTAHFQCENSPVPRLYEVGGNITERRLHPDCVLLEVYRVNPHCDWLIKP, encoded by the exons ATGTTGTCGTCTTCTTctaccaccacctcctccccaCCTCAACCTCCTCACACCTCGGACTCCCCAcgtgttgccatggaaacctACTGGAGGGAAGTACAGAGCattgaggaggagaaggagggagaggaagaagatgCTGAAGAAGATGAAAGGAAGAGCATGGATG ATATGGAGCTGGAGGAGACATGGCTGATGAAGGCAGGGTTATCCTCCCTGGTGATGGGTTTgtcagaggaggagaagctgccgCCAGCTGAAGCGCTCCTGTCCACATTGACCCGCCAACAAGTTGCCACGGTGAAGAGAAGGCTGGACAACTACAATGAGACGCTAAGGAAGAGAAACAGGCAGCCAATTAGAGACGTCCGTGACATCTTCACACAG aCTCACAATGACTCAGCAGACAGCTGCCACTCCCCTCCCTCTCACTACGCTGAGTCAGCACCAAGTCGATACCATTCCACCACCAAAACCATCCGCCGAAACACTAACAGAG cacGACCAACTCTTCCCACATCTTTTTTGGAGGATCAAGTACCTGAACAACCATCACCCCCAACACACTCCCCAGCACACTCTCCTACAAACACACCCTCCCTAGCGCTCATCCCTTCCCCTCAATTGCCACCTGTCGCCAGAGCAAGACGAGCTGATTGGCTGATACGAGACTGTCCATACTCAGAGGGTGTGGCTGAGCACAAACAGGGTGGGGTTTGTTGGGACTGCTTGTGTTTCCATGGAGACAACAACAGCGACGTGGAG TTCCTGCCTGCCCCCCCCTCTCAGGGTCTCACTTGCATAGATGACCTGTCATCAAGTGACCTTACCCAGCTTGGCTTCATCTCCCACATCGAGGTCACCACCTTCCTGCTCACTCTGGGTATCCAAACCAAACACACCCGCCCCCCACGTCACAGGACCCGAG AAAGCGGCATGTTCAGTGTTCCTCTAGACTCACTGTTGGAGAACGACAGGAAGAAGTTTCCAGAAATAAAAGTTCCCGTTGTATTTCAGAAG TTGTTGTGTATTTTAGAGCAGACCGGTCTGCAGACTGAAGGGATCCTCAGAGTACCAGGATCTGCTGCTAGACTCAAG taCCTGCGTAGAGAACTAGACAGGTGTGGTGGAAGCTTCGACTGGTCTTCAGTGAGACAGGTGGACGCTGCAGGTTTGCTAAAGCTTTTCATCAGAGAGCTGCCAACACCTCTGCTGACGCACACTCACCTGTACACCTACCGCGCTGTGCTGG GGATCCCATCTGTGGTTCACCAGGTCCAGGCTTTGCAGCTTCTGTCCCTGCTGCTTCCCGAgtcccacagaaacacactcaga GCACTGCTGGTATTCCTGAGGAAGGTGGTCTCTCATCAGGACCACAACCGAATGTCTCTGTGGAATGTCTCCATGGTGATGGCGCCCAACCTGTTTGCCTACCATCCCAATGGCAGCAAGCACTCTGTTACCTGGCAACAGGAACAGATGGAGGAGGCCGTGGGTGGGGCTCATCTGGTCCAGCTCATGATCACACACCAGGATCTGCTGTGGACT GTGCCCAACTTCCTGCTTTCTCAAGTGAGACAATTTAATCAGGTGTCCAAACAGAGACAGTTTGGCCTGACAAGATCCAACAGGCGATGGCCAAGGAGGAAGAATGACAGGAATCAG GTCACCGACCTTTGTGAAGGTGTGATAAGGGTCCACGCCCCCTTGCACACAAAGGTCTCCATGGCAATACAACTTGACGCACAGATGAGAGCCAGAGATGTCACTGCCCATTTCCAGTGTGAGAACAG TCCGGTTCCACGACTGTATGAAGTCGGAGGAAACATCA CTGAGCGGCGTCTCCATCCAGACTGTGTCCTGTTGGAAGTTTACAGAGTTAATCCTCACTGTGACTGGTTGATCAAACCCTGA
- the zbtb14 gene encoding zinc finger and BTB domain-containing protein 14, with product MAETVKYVDDEHKSIFLKLLNEQRLEGEHCDIAVVVEDVKFRAHRCVLAACSNYFKKLFKKHEVDNSSVIEIDFIRSDIFEEVLNYMYTAKISVKKKDVNLMMSSGQILGIRFLDKLCSQKRDVSSEDKEKFPYDIVKMALPPEAQLAADSEVLGEHDGTPTADDLVDGSANQELDKSPSAALRVQEAILKELTNEDVHKVSCYDQDVVTEMETEPKELGAEHHATQTLTFADSMGEVKDEQPPGWSTATTDMKFEYLLYGHRDQLACQVCGKTFLDESRLRKHEKLHSAERPFACEICTKAFTTHAHLKEHLKIHTGFKPYRCDVCGKSFIRAPDLKKHERVHSNERPFACQMCDKAFKHKSHLKDHERRHRGEKPFVCSSCTKAFAKASDLKRHENNMHSERKQLNPLQSDTDALQAAAMAAEEQHLDSIS from the exons ATGGCGGAGACAGTGAAGTACGTGGACGATGAACATAAGAGCATCTTCCTGAAGCTGCTGAACGAGCAGCGGCTGGAGGGCGAACACTGCGACATTGCTGTGGTGGTCGAAGATGTTAAATTCCGAGCCCACCGCTGTGTGCTCGCAGCCTGTTCCAACTACTTcaaaaaactctttaaaaagcACGAG GTGGACAACTCGTCTGTGATTGAGATTGACTTCATTCGCTCAGACATCTTCGAGGAGGTGTTGAACTACATGTACACAGCAAAAATCTCTGTGAAGAAGAAAGACGTCAACCTCATGATGTCATCAGGACAGATTCTTGGGATCCGCTTTCTCGACAAGCTCTGCTCACAG AAACGGGACGTGTCATCGGAGGACAAGGAGAAGTTTCCCTACGACATTGTGAAAATGGCGTTACCACCCGAGGCTCAGCTGGCTGCTGACTCTGAG GTACTTGGGGAGCACGATGGCACACCTACCGCAGATGACCTTGTAGATGGATCAGCCAATCAGGAGCTAGATAAATCTCCCAGTGCAGCGCTGCGTGTCCAGGAAGCGATCCTTAAAGAACTGACTAATGAGGATGTCCACAAA GTGAGCTGTTACGATCAGGATGTTgtgacagagatggagacagagccTAAAGAGCTGGGGGCGGAGCATCATGCAACACAGACGTTGACATTTGCAGACAGTATGGGGGAGGTGAAGGACGAGCAGCCGCCTGGTTGGTCGACAGCAACGACCGACATGAAATTTGAATACCTGCTCTACGGACACAGAGACCAGCTCGCCTGCCAGGTTTGTGGCAAGACTTTCCTGGACGAGAGCAGGCTCAG GAAGCATGAGAAACTGCATTCGGCCGAGCGCCCGTTTGCCTGTGAGATCTGCACCAAAGCTTTCACGACACATGCTCACctgaaag AGCACCTGAAAATCCATACGGGCTTCAAACCATACAGGTGTGACGTTTGTGGGAAATCATTTATTCGAGCTCCGGACCTGAAAAAGCATGAACGAGTTCACAGCAACGAGCGGCCATTTGCCTGCCAGATGTGTGACAAG GCATTTAAACACAAGTCTCACCTGAAGGACCATGAGCGGagacacagaggagagaaaCCATTCGTCTGTTCATCCTGCACCAAGGCCTTTGCCAAG gCATCGGATCTGAAACGTCATGAGAACAACATGCACAGTGAGAGGAAGCAGCTGAACCCACTGCAGAGTGACACGGACGCTCTACAGGCTGCGGCCATGGCTGCTGAAGAGCAACATCTGGACTCCATCAGCTGA